ATCTTGAAGGACTGGGCCGTCAGCGCGGCGCCGGTGACAGTATTGCTTCCGCGCATCACATGGTTGGCATGATGGCCGTTGGCCGCATCCAGGCGCGCGCGGGCTTCGTAGCTGCGCCATGTCATGTGGATGTCCGCACCTCTCTCGGGCCGCAGGTCGATGATGGGTACCTTCGCGAGGTTCCTTGCGTTGCTGTGCAGCCCGCTGCGGTAGATCTGCGGCAAGAGGTCGGGCAATGCCCGGAAGCGCGGCGCCGGGATCGTCGGCGCTGCGGCATCGCCACCGGTCCAGGCCATGTCGCTCGTATAGGCCCCGACGCTCTCGTTGAGCTGGACGAATTGCTCGGCCGATATGGCACCGTCCTGCAGTGCCTTCAGCCCGTACTGCACGCCGGTGTTGTCGTACGGAAGCTTCGGCTTCACGCTACCGTCGATGTCCGTCACGGTGCCGAAGATCGCAATCATCATGTCGTGAATCGAGCACCGAACCCCGTTCGGCCGCGAGCCGGGCACATAGACCAGCGATGCAGGGAACCCCGCGCCGCAATTGGCCGCACGCGTCGGATCCTGCGGGTTGATGAACGAGTTGATCCAGGTCTGGCAGTAGGTCGTGGGGTGGCCGTTGATCGCGGCGCGCGCGCTGTCTGCCAGCGCGCTTCCGTTGGATGTCTGGTAGTAGCGCCCCAGCAGCCCGCAGTCGCGAGTCTCGATCCACGTGGACACCGCATCCGGATAGCTCACGCCCGTCTGCAGCCCTTGCAGCAATCCAGGCATGACCGACGCGATCACCGTCTGCATCATCGAGCCGCCGGAGCCGCCATCGGACATCGTGTAGCGGATTTCTCCGTAGGTGTCGATGATGTGCTCCTTGACCATCATCATGTTTTCGGCGGCGAGTAGTTCGTTGTTGTTGTCGTTGTGATTGGTCAGTTGGGCGTTCGCAACCATGAAGCCCGCCGCCAGTGCATTCGCATCGAACACGGACCCTCCGGCAGGGGACATGGCGGGCGCTTGCTGAAAGCGATTGCCGGACGCCGATGCGCCGAACTTCCAAAAAAGCTTTCCGTTCCAGGCCTTCTGCGGGGACCAGGGTGCCCACGGCTGCGCGGGGTCGAAATAGGCGAGGATGCTGTACATCCCGCGTCCCATCGTTCCGAGTTCGAGCCGCAGCAGGCGCTTGGCGACCTGGCCCCTGTCGTTGGTGAAGTCCGCGATGTCGGCGTCGGCCGGCCTGGCTCCTGCCTGGTACTCGACGAAGCACGGATCTGCACCGGTCGTCGTGTACGTGCACGCGGTCCCCTGCTTTGCCTTCGGCTGGTAGTAGTAGAAGAACTTGGTGGGCGCGTTGCACTTGTCGTCGGACGGATCGGCGCCGAGCCCGTTGACCCGGGTGGTCACGCTGTCGGAGAGATTCGTGCCTTCGACGGCCAGATTGATCGCCTTGCCGTCGGCTGTCGCGCAGATCCACGGCTCGACCTGGACCCCCGCGAATACCGGCCCCCCACGATCGTGGTTCGTGATGACGAGCTTCGCGCCTTTCCCGTTGCCGCCGGTTGCGGCGACCGTGTTGGTGCCCGGCTTGAGTCCGGAGACCACGCCGAGCATGCGCCCGTCGGCGCGCACGGCAAATTGCGAGGTAACGTCCGTCCCGCCATTGAGATCGACCTTGATGCCTGTCGCGCTGGCACCCTGAGGCAGGACGATCTCGATAAGTGCATCGCCGTCACTTATCAGATCGGCTCGATTCGACACCGTCTTGACGGCGGTCGGTGCGGCGGCGGCGGGGGCGGAAGGAGGCGGGAAAAACCCCCCACCGTGATTCGATCCGCCGCCACAGGCGGCAAGCAGCGCGGCGAAGGCGAGTGCCAACGATGCAGGCAGGTGCGACAGGAACGGTCTCATGCTATGTCTCCTCTTGACGTTGCGCAGCTCACCGGTGACGAACTGCTGCCGGCATTGGAGCCACGTGTACCGGCGCTGACTGTTGTCGCGCGAACATTCCAAGGGGAAGTCCCTAGCCCAGGCGCTTGGCGTTTACACCCACGCATGCCGTAGTGAGAATGACAAAGGTGCAAACGGATACCCCACCCCATGCGAATCGAAGGAAGCGCCGAACTCTCAAGTGCACTCCGGGAAGCCAGCTGGGCTCACGGACTCTCAGAGGCCGACCTCGTCGCCGTGGAGCAAAGCGTGCACGAGCGAAGGTTCGCCGCAGGATCGGTCGTGATCCGGAAGGGCGAGCCCTCGGATCACTGGATCGGCGTCGTGAGCGGCATGGTGAAGGTCGACACCATGGAGGAGGACGGGCGAAGCACCACCTTCATCGGGGTGTCGCGCGGCGGGTGGCTCGGGGAGGGTTCGGTCCTCAAGAGCGAGTTGCGCCCCTACGAAGTCGTGGCATTGCAGGAAAGCCGGATCGCCTTCATGCCTCGCAGGACTTTCATGTGGCTTTACGAAACCAGCCTTTCGTTCAACCACTTCCTCATCTCGCAACTGAATGCTCGGCTCGGCCAGTTCATTTCAGTTGTTGAGCGGGCTCGAATGGGCGATACCTCCGCACAGGTCGCCTTCGGGCTCGCCAGCTTGTTCGATCCGCTTCTCAATCCGTCGGCAGGCCGAAAGGTTCGCATTTCGCAGGAAGAGCTTGGCAAGCTGTGTGGGCTCTCGCGTCAGGTCGTCAGCAGTGGACTGCATCGGCTGCAGCAGGTCGGCTTGATCGCTGTCGAGTACGGGCAGATTCGTGTGATCGACATTTCCGGGCTGAACAAGGTTGCCGGAATTGCGGGTTGACGTGTTCAGGCACAGGCCCACCACGTCGCCCGGCTTCTCGATGAAGAAGGCAAGCGCTCCGGCTGCACACTATCCGAGGCTCCAGCGCGCGATCAGCAGCAGGCCCGGGCCCAGCACCAGCAGCAGCACGAAGGGCACGACCAACCAGGACGCGTCGTGCTGCTCGGGGTTGTCCAGTCTCTTCATGGCGATCTTCCTTGGATGGCGGACACTCAAAAGGTGGCAACCGCTTCATCCGGCACCGGTTCGGCATTGCGCAGCACCTCGCTCGCGGCCGGGACCGCGGAGTCCCACACACCCGTGGCCGCGGGCGCGGCGCCCGTCGATGCGTCGGGATGGCTCGCTCCCACCTCCCAATGACCAAGCAGGACCATTGCCGCGAGCAGGGCAATGGCCAGCGTCGCGGAAAACAGCAGTTGCGGCATGCGGCACCGCAGGCGGGCGGGCCGATTGACGAAGACGGTATGCGGATGCGGCTGCATGGCGATTCCTTCCTTGCTCGAGATGCGCGACGTGCGCATGCATCCAATCTAGAAGGGAAGCGCGCACTGGGAAATTCCGCATTCACGCCGGGCATCCCGCATTCGCGGGAGGACCGCGCCGTCGGTGCTCAGGCCGCCGCTGCCGCAGGTACCGTCATCGGCAGGCGCAACACGACGCAGCAGCCGCCGGCGACCACTGAGCGCAGCTCCAGGCTGCCGCCCAGCCGCTCGGCGCGCGAGCGCATGTTGTGCAGGCCACGGCCGCCCTGCCGTCCGGGCTCGGGGTCCAGGCCGCGGCCGTTGTCCTCGATCTCCATCTCCAGCATCTCGCCCGCGCGCCGCAGCCGCACCTGGACCCGCGTGGCGCCGGCGTGCTTGAGCACGTTGGTCAGCGCCTCCTGCGCTACGCGCAGCAATTGCAGCGCGGCATGCGGCGAGAGCGTCCTCCCGTCCTCGGGCATGTCGATGTCCCAGCCCGAGCGCACGCCGGCCGCGAGCAGCTGGCCCTCCCAGCGGAACATGAAGTTGCCCAGCGCCGCGCCCAGGTCGTGCTCGCCGGAAGCCAGCGCGTCCAGCGCCAGCCGCATGTCGGCGATGCAGGCGCGCAGCGCGCCGGCGATCTGCGCCTCGTCCATGTCGCCGCGTTCCACCCGCGACAGCGAGGTGAAGAGCTGCGAGCCCAGGCCATCGTGCAGGTCGCGCATGATCAGCTGGCGCTCCTCCGCAGCGGCATGCTCGCGCTCCAGCGCGGCCACGCGCGCATAGTTTTCGGCCAGCGCGCGCTCGCGGTCCGCCACCCGCGTCTCCAGCGTGCGGTTGAGCTCCTCCAGCGAATGCAGGGTGCGCAGGAAGCGCGCCGTCAGCAGCGCGCCCATGGCCAGCAGCAGGGTGTTGGACCCGTAGTGCAGCAGGTGGATGCGATGGCCGGTCCATTCCGGGAAGAAGCGCCCGAGCAGGCGCGGGTCCCAAGTCAGCAGGTAGTCGTGGATGCCCACCAGCACGGCGAAGGCCATGACGGCCGAGAGCGCGGCGGCCGTCAGCGTGCCGCGACGCCGCGCATAGACGAATGCGACCGCGATGATCAGCAGCCCCACGCCCACCATGCCGCCCAGCCACCAGCGCGCAATGGCCTGCTCGGCCCCGAAGCCGCCGAGCGCGAACCACAGCGGCCCGACCAGCCCGTAGGCGACCAGCGCCCGGTCCAGCCAGGGCCGGCGCATGCCCGCGTAGTGCAGCGTGAACACCGCCATCACGATCACGAAGCCGCCGGTGGCGCACTGGTAGAGCACGCGCCACCACTGCCAGAGGCCGACGGGCAGCGTGTCGATGAGGAAGGTCATGGTTCGCACGGCCCACAGCACCGCCGCCAGCCCGAACAGGCCGTAGAGCGACTCGTCCGGGCGGCGCCACCAGATGAAGGCGACGAAGCCGGCCACCAGCAGCGACACCAGCACCGTGAGCTCGGGCACCGTGCGCACCCAAAACAGGCGCCGGTTGTGCAGCGGCTGGATCTCGTCCTGCGGCCCGACGCTGACCTGCGGGAAGCGCAGCGGATAGTCCAGGGAGGGCATGGCGCGGATCGCCAGCTCGTTGTAGCCCGGGCGCAGCAGCGAGGCGGGCAGCAGCGCCGTCTGGGGCCGGTAGGTGCGCGCATGGACCGTCGCGCTGCGCTCCGCTACGCTGCCGATCAGGCTGCCGTTGAGCCAGATCTCGCCGCCGTCGTAGAAGTAGGGCACATACACGGCCCATTGCAACTGGCGCGCGGGGTCGTCCGGGTAGTCGAGGCCGATGCGGTACCAGGCGGGCGCGCGCGCCAGCGCCGGGCGCGAATAGCCGGCGTCGTCGGGCAAGGTCACCGGCTGCCAGCCGGCGCCGGGCGGCGGCGGCGTGCGCTCCACCGTCGGCGCCGAGAGCACGACGGCGTGGCGTGGCGACTGCAGCGCCGCCGCGGCGCCGTCCGCGAGGCAGGCCAGGACCAGGAGGAGCAGCACCAGCCCTGCCGCCCGCGCGCCGGGGCGGCGCGCTCCGGGCATCACAGAAGCCCCATCTGGCTCGCTTCGTAGACCGCCTCGCCACGCGAATGCACGGCGAGCTTGCGGTAGATCTTCTTCACATGCGCCACCACGGTGTGGGGCGAGATCTCGGTCAGCTCCCCGATGGTCTCGAAGCTCAGGCCCTTGGCGGCCAGCCGCAGGATCTCGGTCTCGCGCTCCGTCAGCGGCGAAGGCGGCGCCTCCCTGGGCGCGGGCTGCTTGGGCGGCGTCGGCGCCGCGCTGATGCGGAAGCGCGCCAGCACGCGCCGCGCGATGCTGGGGCTGATGGGCGAGCCGCCGGCCCGCAGCTCGTGGATGCTGGCGGCGATGCGCCCGGCGCCCGCATCCTTCAGCAGGTAGCCGGTGGCGCCGGCCTCGATCGAGGCCACCACGTGCTGGTCGTCGCCGAACATGGTGACCACCAGCACGTCGCACTGCGGATGGTGACGCGCCGCGTGGCGGATCACCTCCACGCCGTCGATGTCGGGCAGGCCCAGGTCGACCAGCATCACGTCGGGCGGCTGGGCGTCCAGCATCGCGATCGCCGCGCGCCCGGTTCCCACCACGCCCGCCAGGGCGAGGCCCGGGTCGGCGAGCACCGCCTCCGAGAAGCGGCGCATGAACTCGGGTGTGTCTTCGACGATCAGCACGCTGGTGGTCATGGCAGCCCCTGTTGCAATGCGGCAATGCACGCGGGGGATTTTCCCACCGGGCTTGCGCCCGGCCATAGCGCAAACGCGGTACGGGACGCATGGGATACTGGCCGGCCATCCCCCCGACATGAACGATCTTTCCCTTTTCCTGCCCTGCGCCGCCGGCGTGGAGGACTTCCTGGCCCAGGAGGTGCACGCGCTGACCGGCCGCGCCGGCGATGAGCTCCTGGTCCTGCGCGGCGGCGTGCGCGTGCGCGCCGACTGGCGCCAGGCCCTGAAGCTCAACCTGCACAGCCGGCTCGCGCAGCGCGTGCTGATCGAGCTGGCCCATGCGCCCTACCGCAGCGAGCACGATCTCTACGACATCGCCGGCGGCGTGGCCTGGGAGCTCTGGTTCACGCCGAAGAACACCTTCAAGATCGAGACCACGGCCCAGCACAGTCCGCTCAAGAGCCTCAACTTCGCGACCCTGCGCATCAAGGACGCGATCGCCGACCGCTTCCGCGCCAAGGCGAACGGCGTGCGCCCCAGCATCGAGACCCAGTGGCCCGACGCGCGCGTCTTCGCGCACCTCGACGCGGAGCACTGCACCCTCTACATCGACACTTCCGGCGAGCCGCTCTTCAAGCGCGGCTGGCGCCAGGACAAGGGCGACGCGCCGCTGAAGGAGACGCTGGCCGCGGCCATGCTGGCCGCCAGCGGCTGGTGGAACCCCGAGCGCGGCGAGGTCTCGCCGGTGCCGCTCTACGACCCCTGCTGCGGCAGCGGCACCATCGTCATCGAGGCCGCGCAGCTGGCGCTGGGCATCGCGCCCGGCACCCAGCGGCGCTTCGGCTTCGAGAAGCTGCTGCCCTTCCAGGCGCATGTGTGGCAGGCCCTCAAGGCCGAGGCGCAGGCCGCGGTGAGGCAGGCGCTGCCGGCCCCCATCTTCGGCTCCGACGTGTCGCACCGCATGGTCGACTTCGCCGAACGCAATGCCGAGCGCGCGGGCGTGGCCAGCGCCGTGCAGCTGCGCGGCGGCGATGCGCTGCAGCGCATGCCGCCCGCCGAGTCGGGCGTGATCGTGCTCAACCCGCCCTATGGCGAGCGCATCGAGGTCGGCGGCGTGGCGGGCGATGGCCGCGGCAATCGCGGCAGCCGCAGCAGCCGTGAAGAGGCCCAGACCGAGGACGGCGGCGAGTTCTTCGTGCAGCTCGCCAGCCACTGGAAGAAGCACTACGCCGGCTGGACCGCCTGGGTGCTCACGCCCGACCTGCAGCTGCCCAAGCGCATGCGGCTCAAGGAATCGCGCCGCGTGCCGATGTGGAACGGGCCGATCGAGTGCCGGCTGTTCCGCTTCGACATGGTCGCAGGCTCCGCGCGCGGCAGCAGGACGGTTGCATAAAGCACACAGGGCGCAAGGAATACGACCACCCTCGGTTGACCCTGCCATGTTGCCTTGCAACAATCTCGCATCTTTATTTCGGAGCCTCGTGCGTGGACAGTGCCAGTCGAATCAGCGATGTGACGCGAACCCCGTCGTTTGCGGCATCTTCGGCACCCCAGTAGCGCAGCTCCCATGCGCTGCACGCCGAATCCGCCGCAGCGCAAAGCCTGTTACCCGCAGGCGCTTCTTGTTTCCCCGGTCCGCTTCCCGTCGTTGATGCATGCAGCATCGGTGCGCAGCCGCGCATCGCACGGCTGCAGCTGCCTGGATCGTTCCCGCCGCGGCTCTTCACTGCGAAGGAGCCTTGTCATGTGCCTACGGACGAATGCCCATCCGCCCGCTCACACGCGTGATCGGGCGACTTCTTCGCCCAGCCCTGCCGAGAAGGAAAGCGCGCTGGACCAGGCCCAGTCGCTGGACCGGAGCGGCCTGTGGCCCTGCCGGCGCATCCGCAACTTCCTGCTGGCGCAGCAGCCCGCGCGCGGCGCGGCGCTGAAGTAGCCGAGGGCGCGGCGCACGGAGCAAACGCTCAGAGATCGATGCGGTAGCGCCACTCGGGCGTGCCGCCCAGCTCAGGCATCTTGATGAACTTCTCGACGAGAACCCCGCCGTTGGCGCAGATCACCCGCTGCGATGCCAGGTTGTCGGGACTGGTGGTGATCTCGACATAGGCCAGGCCTTCGGCGCGGGCCTCGCGCAGCATCAGCCCGAGCGCCCGCGTGGCATGGCCCCGGCCGCTCTTCCATGGCACCACGGCATAGCCGATGTGGCCCAGGCAATAGGCAGGCAGGGCGTTGCTGCCGCGCTGCCAGCGCAAGGAAATGCTGCCGCAGAACTCGCCGTCCCAGATCCAGCGGCGATAGCCGGGCAGCCGGGGCACGACGGTGCCGTCCGGCAAGGCGACAGGCAGCCCCTTGGCGTCGCGGTCGACCATCCCTTCGAGAAAGCGCGCGGGATCCGCCCGGATCCGCGCCAGCTCCTCGAACCCGGCCGCGGGCCACAGGTTGTTGGGCGACCAGCCGCGCTCGAGCGCCGCAACATAGCTGGAAAGATATTTGCGCGCGGGCCAGACCAGTTCGCTCGCCGCGCAGTCATCCGGATGAGACATGTTGTGAATACTTCGCCTGCGCCGACCTCGACGCCATCGTTGCGCAGCATGCCACGGCCTTCAGCTCTGGATGTAGTTGCGCAGCTGCTCGATGGTCTCTTCGTGGTCCGCGATGATGTCGTCCATCAGGTCGCGGATGGAGATCATGCCGACCACCCGGTCGCCGTCCACCACCGGCAGGTGGCGGATCCGCTTCTGGCTCATCAGTGTCATGCACTCGCGCGTGCGGCTGGACGGCGTCACGGTCAGCACGTCGGCCGTCATCAGCTCGGCCACCAGCACTTCCTTCGAGTTGCGCCCCTGCAGCGCGACCTTGCGCGTGTAGTCGCGCTCGGAGATCACGCCGACCAGCTTGTCGTGCGTCATCACCATCAGCGCGCCGACCTCGTGGCGGGCCAACGCCTCCAGGGCGTCGAACATGGTGGCGCCAGGCTCGATGCGCCAGACGGCCGAGTTGCGGCGCTTGAGCAGTTCGGAGACGGGTTTCATGGATCGCAGCTCCCGAAGAGGGTGGGTCGCCGCAGCCCACGCAAGGGCTGCGCCAGCGCCCATCGTAGACGCTGCACGCGACATCCTCGAGGCAATGCACGTCCCGCAAGCGGGGGCATGAACACGAATGCCACGGCCCGACGGCCTAGCCGGTTCGAGGGATGGACACCCGCCGGGGCACGCAGCACCATGCGTCGCGCGGCGGGCACCACCGCCGTCGAGGAGCCGTCATGCACATCCTGATGAGCAAGGGAAGCACCGGAGAAGACGTCGAGCGGCTGCGCCGGGCGCTCGCCAAGGCGCTCGGCGAGGACGCGAAGCTGTTCCCCTCGCTACAAGCCTCGGGCACGCCGATCGACGAGGACTTCGACGCCGCGATTCGCCGCTGGCAGGCCGGTGTCGGCCTGATCGGCGACGGCGTGGTCGGTCCGCGCTGCCAGCTGCTGCTGGACCTGCTCGCGATCGACGCCGACAAGTTCGAGCTCACGCTCAACGTCGGCCACGTGAGCCGGCTGTTCCCCGCCACCAAGCCGGCCAACATCGCACGCTACCTGCCCTACATCGAGGCCGCGCTCGGCGTCGCGCAGCTGACGGACCGCGCGATGATCCTGGGCGCCCTGGGCACCATCCGAGCCGAGACCGAGGGCTTCGTGCCGATCGCGGAGGCGCCTTCCAAGTTCAACACGCCGCCGGGCGGCGCACCCTTCAGCCTGTACGACACCCGCGCCGCGCTCGGCAACAGCCGGTCGGGCGACGGCGAGCGCTACCGCGGCCGCGGCTTCGTGCAGCTGACGGGCAAGGACAACTACACCCGCTACGGCCAACGTATCGGCGTGCCGCTCGACGCCGCGCCCGAGCGGGCCAACGCGCCGGAGGTCGCGGCGGTGCTGCTCGCGCTCTATCTCGCGGACAAGGCGGCCAAGTTCCGCCCGGCCATCCGCGCAGGCGACTTCGCGCAGGCACGCCGGCTGGTCAACGGCGGCGTGCATGGCCTCGATCGCTTCAAGGACGTGTTCGAGCGCGCCGCCGCGGTATGGCCTGCGCTGCGCGTGGGCGCGGGTGCCGCCCGTCGCGGCGCCTCCGCCTCCGCCGCCGCCGCCGCCGAGGAGGCGGCTTCGCGCCGCTCCACGGTCTCCCGCACGCGCAAGGACGCGGCCGACCTGCGCGATCGCCTGTTCCTGCCGAGCGCGCTCACCCTGCCCGACGAATTCCCGCCGGCCGAGGAAGTGCGCCAGTACCTGCCGGCCTACACCCGGGCCGGCCTGATCCTCGACCAGGGCCGCGAAGGCGCCTGCACCGGCTTCGGCCTCAGCTGCGTCATCAACTACCTGCGCTGGGTCAAGTCCGGCCTGCCGGCGAAGATGGAATCGGTGAGCCCGCGCATGCTCTACACGCTGGCGCGCCGGCACGACGAGTACGAAGGCGAGAACTACGAGGGCTCGAGCTGCCGCGGGGCGCTCAAGGGCTGGTTCAACCACGGCGTCTGCCTGGAGCCGGACTGGCCCTACCTGCCCGAGAAGGCCAACCCCGCCAACTACGGCTTCGCGACGCGGGCGGCGCAGAACACGCTGGGCGTCTACTACCGCATCGACACCCGCTCGATCACGGACGTGCAGGCCGCGATCGCGCAGCACCGCGCGGTCTTCGTCTCGGCCTTCACCCACCCGGGCTGGGACGCGGTCCCGATCAGGCCCGCGCCGAAGCGCCATGCCGAGCTGCCGCTCATCGCCTTCGACGGCCGCCGCTCCGAGACGGGGGGACACGCCTTCGCGCTGATCGGCTTCAACGCGCAGGGCTTCATCGTGCAGAACTCCTGGGGCAAAACCTGGGGCGCCGGCGGCTTCGCGGTACTGGGCTACCTCGACTGGCTGGCCCATGCGATGGACGCCTGGGTGGTCTCGCTGGGCGTGCCCGGGGTGATCGCCGGCCAGCTGGCCGTGGGCGGCAGCGGTGCCGCCGGCCTGACGAGCGCCGACCGCAGCAAGTGGTGGGACACCGGCCTGGCCTACCAGCACAGCGTGGTGCTGGGCAACGACGGCCGCGTGAGCCGCTACCTGACCGAGGACGAGCAGCCGCGCAAACTGCAGCAGCAGGCGTGCGTGCTGCCGGACGACTGGTTCCGCAAGCAGGCGGCGGCGCGCAAGCGCCTGGTGCTGTACGTGCACGGCGGCCTCAACAACGAGGAGGAGGCGATCAAGCGCGCCAGCGCCATGGGCCGCTACTTCACCGGCAACGGCTGCTATCCACTCTTCCTGGTCTGGAAGACCGGCTTCCTCGAATCGGTGACGAACCTCATTGCCGACGCCTTCCGGCGCGAGCCGGCCCGCGCCGGCTTCGGCGAATGGTTCAGCGAGCAGACCGACCTGCTGATCGAGAAGACCGTCGGCCGCCCTGCGGCGCGGCCGCTGTGGAGCGAGATGAAGGAGAACGCCGGCCTGGCCTTCGCCGAGCGGCGCGGCGGCGACGTGCTGCTGGACGCAATGCAGGCACTCTGCGGCAACTGGGGCCCGCAGTTCGAGCTGCACCTGGTCGGCCATTCGGCGGGATCGATCGCCATCGGCCACCTGCTCTCGGCGCTGGCTGCGCGCAAGCGCGCTGGCCGCGATG
Above is a window of Variovorax sp. RA8 DNA encoding:
- a CDS encoding DUF6351 family protein; protein product: MRPFLSHLPASLALAFAALLAACGGGSNHGGGFFPPPSAPAAAAPTAVKTVSNRADLISDGDALIEIVLPQGASATGIKVDLNGGTDVTSQFAVRADGRMLGVVSGLKPGTNTVAATGGNGKGAKLVITNHDRGGPVFAGVQVEPWICATADGKAINLAVEGTNLSDSVTTRVNGLGADPSDDKCNAPTKFFYYYQPKAKQGTACTYTTTGADPCFVEYQAGARPADADIADFTNDRGQVAKRLLRLELGTMGRGMYSILAYFDPAQPWAPWSPQKAWNGKLFWKFGASASGNRFQQAPAMSPAGGSVFDANALAAGFMVANAQLTNHNDNNNELLAAENMMMVKEHIIDTYGEIRYTMSDGGSGGSMMQTVIASVMPGLLQGLQTGVSYPDAVSTWIETRDCGLLGRYYQTSNGSALADSARAAINGHPTTYCQTWINSFINPQDPTRAANCGAGFPASLVYVPGSRPNGVRCSIHDMMIAIFGTVTDIDGSVKPKLPYDNTGVQYGLKALQDGAISAEQFVQLNESVGAYTSDMAWTGGDAAAPTIPAPRFRALPDLLPQIYRSGLHSNARNLAKVPIIDLRPERGADIHMTWRSYEARARLDAANGHHANHVMRGSNTVTGAALTAQSFKMMDRWLSAMENDASDAPLEAKVISNKPSDVKDGCFTTSGATEADLAAELALTDPACPLRPTLSPRRVAGGPTAEDVYQCQLKPLVPTSPDYGGIVFSGGQLARLAAAFPSGVCDWSKPGVGQTPEWQFTNFNAGPSGVPIGPEPGSVAF
- a CDS encoding Crp/Fnr family transcriptional regulator, translated to MRIEGSAELSSALREASWAHGLSEADLVAVEQSVHERRFAAGSVVIRKGEPSDHWIGVVSGMVKVDTMEEDGRSTTFIGVSRGGWLGEGSVLKSELRPYEVVALQESRIAFMPRRTFMWLYETSLSFNHFLISQLNARLGQFISVVERARMGDTSAQVAFGLASLFDPLLNPSAGRKVRISQEELGKLCGLSRQVVSSGLHRLQQVGLIAVEYGQIRVIDISGLNKVAGIAG
- a CDS encoding sensor histidine kinase — translated: MPGARRPGARAAGLVLLLLVLACLADGAAAALQSPRHAVVLSAPTVERTPPPPGAGWQPVTLPDDAGYSRPALARAPAWYRIGLDYPDDPARQLQWAVYVPYFYDGGEIWLNGSLIGSVAERSATVHARTYRPQTALLPASLLRPGYNELAIRAMPSLDYPLRFPQVSVGPQDEIQPLHNRRLFWVRTVPELTVLVSLLVAGFVAFIWWRRPDESLYGLFGLAAVLWAVRTMTFLIDTLPVGLWQWWRVLYQCATGGFVIVMAVFTLHYAGMRRPWLDRALVAYGLVGPLWFALGGFGAEQAIARWWLGGMVGVGLLIIAVAFVYARRRGTLTAAALSAVMAFAVLVGIHDYLLTWDPRLLGRFFPEWTGHRIHLLHYGSNTLLLAMGALLTARFLRTLHSLEELNRTLETRVADRERALAENYARVAALEREHAAAEERQLIMRDLHDGLGSQLFTSLSRVERGDMDEAQIAGALRACIADMRLALDALASGEHDLGAALGNFMFRWEGQLLAAGVRSGWDIDMPEDGRTLSPHAALQLLRVAQEALTNVLKHAGATRVQVRLRRAGEMLEMEIEDNGRGLDPEPGRQGGRGLHNMRSRAERLGGSLELRSVVAGGCCVVLRLPMTVPAAAAA
- a CDS encoding response regulator — protein: MTTSVLIVEDTPEFMRRFSEAVLADPGLALAGVVGTGRAAIAMLDAQPPDVMLVDLGLPDIDGVEVIRHAARHHPQCDVLVVTMFGDDQHVVASIEAGATGYLLKDAGAGRIAASIHELRAGGSPISPSIARRVLARFRISAAPTPPKQPAPREAPPSPLTERETEILRLAAKGLSFETIGELTEISPHTVVAHVKKIYRKLAVHSRGEAVYEASQMGLL
- a CDS encoding THUMP domain-containing class I SAM-dependent RNA methyltransferase, whose translation is MNDLSLFLPCAAGVEDFLAQEVHALTGRAGDELLVLRGGVRVRADWRQALKLNLHSRLAQRVLIELAHAPYRSEHDLYDIAGGVAWELWFTPKNTFKIETTAQHSPLKSLNFATLRIKDAIADRFRAKANGVRPSIETQWPDARVFAHLDAEHCTLYIDTSGEPLFKRGWRQDKGDAPLKETLAAAMLAASGWWNPERGEVSPVPLYDPCCGSGTIVIEAAQLALGIAPGTQRRFGFEKLLPFQAHVWQALKAEAQAAVRQALPAPIFGSDVSHRMVDFAERNAERAGVASAVQLRGGDALQRMPPAESGVIVLNPPYGERIEVGGVAGDGRGNRGSRSSREEAQTEDGGEFFVQLASHWKKHYAGWTAWVLTPDLQLPKRMRLKESRRVPMWNGPIECRLFRFDMVAGSARGSRTVA
- a CDS encoding GNAT family N-acetyltransferase, with amino-acid sequence MSHPDDCAASELVWPARKYLSSYVAALERGWSPNNLWPAAGFEELARIRADPARFLEGMVDRDAKGLPVALPDGTVVPRLPGYRRWIWDGEFCGSISLRWQRGSNALPAYCLGHIGYAVVPWKSGRGHATRALGLMLREARAEGLAYVEITTSPDNLASQRVICANGGVLVEKFIKMPELGGTPEWRYRIDL
- a CDS encoding CBS domain-containing protein — protein: MKPVSELLKRRNSAVWRIEPGATMFDALEALARHEVGALMVMTHDKLVGVISERDYTRKVALQGRNSKEVLVAELMTADVLTVTPSSRTRECMTLMSQKRIRHLPVVDGDRVVGMISIRDLMDDIIADHEETIEQLRNYIQS
- a CDS encoding C1 family peptidase, with translation MHILMSKGSTGEDVERLRRALAKALGEDAKLFPSLQASGTPIDEDFDAAIRRWQAGVGLIGDGVVGPRCQLLLDLLAIDADKFELTLNVGHVSRLFPATKPANIARYLPYIEAALGVAQLTDRAMILGALGTIRAETEGFVPIAEAPSKFNTPPGGAPFSLYDTRAALGNSRSGDGERYRGRGFVQLTGKDNYTRYGQRIGVPLDAAPERANAPEVAAVLLALYLADKAAKFRPAIRAGDFAQARRLVNGGVHGLDRFKDVFERAAAVWPALRVGAGAARRGASASAAAAAEEAASRRSTVSRTRKDAADLRDRLFLPSALTLPDEFPPAEEVRQYLPAYTRAGLILDQGREGACTGFGLSCVINYLRWVKSGLPAKMESVSPRMLYTLARRHDEYEGENYEGSSCRGALKGWFNHGVCLEPDWPYLPEKANPANYGFATRAAQNTLGVYYRIDTRSITDVQAAIAQHRAVFVSAFTHPGWDAVPIRPAPKRHAELPLIAFDGRRSETGGHAFALIGFNAQGFIVQNSWGKTWGAGGFAVLGYLDWLAHAMDAWVVSLGVPGVIAGQLAVGGSGAAGLTSADRSKWWDTGLAYQHSVVLGNDGRVSRYLTEDEQPRKLQQQACVLPDDWFRKQAAARKRLVLYVHGGLNNEEEAIKRASAMGRYFTGNGCYPLFLVWKTGFLESVTNLIADAFRREPARAGFGEWFSEQTDLLIEKTVGRPAARPLWSEMKENAGLAFAERRGGDVLLDAMQALCGNWGPQFELHLVGHSAGSIAIGHLLSALAARKRAGRDGGLSDRVASVNLHAPACSVAFANRHYAGDPAVLERLHLEVLTDEAERRDTVGPIYRKSLLYLVSNALEADLHTPILGLDRVNDEGDSGWDGSSDTGEALAVWRQAAKASKLEARTRRIEGPRIEVALGADGQPLLQAATHGGFDNDIGLMTRTLERITGGQLALPVEDLRGF